A genomic segment from Candidatus Anaeroferrophillus wilburensis encodes:
- the lptF gene encoding LPS export ABC transporter permease LptF: protein MIIDRYLSREIYKPMLVVCAILVIIFASYSATRLLADATYGLLSAGTVCYLIALKVVIALEVLLPMTLYLSIVVGLGRLYSDSEITAMLTCGIRERRIFKVVLLAAMMVSILVAGLSLYIRPLAYQTSYRLKEWAAARFDISRMDPATFYEIEQGRRVIFAEEIDQQARRARQVFIQTQEEQSIQVITAREAYQQSTGKNGTDTLVFLNGDLHEISLTSGGDTSIEFKEYLLSLSPPTATQLYKTKAADTMELIRNPTPDATAELQWRFSAPLTAILLALLGIPLSQTKPRRSKYAKVVTAVLIYAVYYTVSLTTKTWIRQGVIGSIPGLWGVLMLLAALLLLLSAKPALLLRRKMY, encoded by the coding sequence GTGATTATTGACCGATATCTCAGCCGGGAAATCTACAAACCCATGCTTGTGGTCTGTGCCATCCTGGTGATTATTTTTGCCAGCTATTCGGCCACCCGCCTGCTGGCTGATGCCACCTACGGCCTCCTTTCCGCCGGGACAGTTTGCTACCTGATAGCCCTGAAGGTGGTCATCGCCTTGGAAGTGCTGCTGCCCATGACCCTCTATCTTTCGATTGTTGTCGGCTTGGGCCGCCTCTATTCGGATTCGGAAATTACCGCGATGCTGACCTGCGGCATCCGGGAACGAAGAATTTTCAAGGTTGTCCTGCTGGCAGCCATGATGGTCAGTATTTTGGTTGCTGGATTATCGCTGTATATCAGACCCCTGGCCTACCAAACCAGCTACCGGTTGAAAGAATGGGCCGCGGCACGCTTTGATATTTCCCGCATGGATCCAGCCACCTTTTATGAAATTGAGCAGGGCAGACGGGTTATTTTCGCCGAAGAGATCGATCAGCAGGCCCGCAGAGCACGACAGGTTTTTATCCAGACGCAAGAGGAGCAATCGATCCAGGTCATTACCGCCCGGGAAGCATATCAGCAGTCAACCGGAAAAAACGGGACTGACACCCTGGTGTTTCTCAATGGCGATCTGCATGAAATCTCCTTGACCAGCGGCGGCGATACTTCCATCGAGTTTAAAGAATACCTGTTATCCCTCTCCCCGCCGACGGCGACGCAGTTATACAAAACCAAAGCGGCTGACACCATGGAGCTGATTCGTAACCCAACTCCCGATGCAACCGCTGAATTGCAGTGGCGATTTTCAGCCCCGCTGACCGCCATCCTGCTGGCCCTGCTCGGTATTCCTCTCAGCCAGACAAAACCACGACGCAGCAAATACGCCAAAGTGGTCACTGCCGTCCTTATCTATGCCGTCTACTACACCGTGAGCTTGACCACCAAGACCTGGATCAGACAGGGTGTCATCGGATCCATCCCGGGGCTCTGGGGAGTGCTCATGCTGCTGGCCGCGTTGCTTTTGCTCCTGAGCGCCAAACCTGCACTGCTGCTTCGAAGAAAAATGTACTAG
- a CDS encoding phosphocholine cytidylyltransferase family protein, producing the protein MRAIILSAGQGKRLLPLTSDTPKCALNVGGQSLLEWQLDMLAACGVNQVTVVVGYGAEQVEQLVQNRSAGQQVETLLNADYAVSDNLVSCWMVRERMDQDFVLLNGDTLFEAAVLQRLLLTPSEAVTVTINHKKAYDADDMKVKLEGTRLVNIGKGLSSDDVDGESIGMILFRGTGPQLFRSSIEAALENPAARKRWYLSVINDMAQTMPVWTCSADGLAWCEVDYPADLESAVEVVQLCRCGVQ; encoded by the coding sequence ATGAGAGCGATTATTTTAAGTGCCGGCCAGGGAAAACGCCTGTTGCCTTTAACCAGCGACACCCCCAAATGTGCCCTGAACGTTGGCGGCCAGTCGCTGCTGGAGTGGCAGCTGGATATGCTTGCCGCCTGCGGGGTAAACCAGGTGACGGTGGTTGTCGGCTACGGCGCCGAACAGGTGGAGCAGCTGGTGCAAAACCGGTCTGCCGGCCAGCAGGTGGAAACTTTGTTGAATGCCGATTACGCGGTTTCCGACAACCTGGTAAGCTGCTGGATGGTCCGTGAGCGGATGGATCAGGATTTTGTTTTGCTCAACGGCGATACGCTGTTTGAAGCGGCGGTTCTTCAGCGGCTCCTGCTGACCCCCAGCGAGGCGGTGACGGTGACCATCAATCATAAGAAAGCATATGATGCCGACGATATGAAGGTCAAGCTGGAGGGGACCCGGCTGGTCAATATAGGCAAAGGGCTTAGTTCAGACGATGTTGACGGCGAGTCCATCGGCATGATCCTCTTTCGCGGCACAGGGCCGCAACTGTTTCGTTCGTCCATTGAAGCGGCGCTGGAGAATCCCGCGGCCCGCAAACGCTGGTATTTATCAGTGATCAACGATATGGCCCAGACCATGCCGGTCTGGACCTGTTCGGCAGACGGGCTAGCCTGGTGTGAAGTGGACTATCCCGCCGATCTTGAATCTGCGGTAGAGGTGGTTCAGTTATGTCGCTGTGGTGTCCAATGA
- a CDS encoding nucleotidyltransferase family protein yields the protein MTTIAKPFTAIILAADRTAADPVAEATGAPCKALAPVGGIPMVLRVLTALQQAREVGPCILCGPSKEIISQSPELETIIAKHRIRWIPPRETPSTSAFEALQLIKDGSPVLLTTADHALLTPAVVDYFCSQSRQADRDITVGLAPYAMLRNAYPHCRRTVSKFRDGSYCTCNLFAFLTPQSYKAADFWKRVEQQRKKPLRIIGICGWWTVVRYLLGWLTLEGGVQRIARRMGLRGKPIIMIHPEAAVDVDTVGDLVLVNDIVAKREKSGTPE from the coding sequence ATGACGACGATTGCCAAACCGTTTACCGCCATTATTCTGGCCGCCGACCGGACAGCCGCCGACCCGGTGGCTGAAGCTACCGGTGCCCCCTGCAAGGCGCTCGCGCCGGTTGGCGGCATCCCCATGGTGCTCCGGGTCCTCACCGCCCTGCAACAAGCCCGGGAGGTCGGCCCCTGCATCCTCTGCGGACCGTCCAAAGAGATTATCAGTCAATCACCCGAGCTGGAAACAATAATTGCCAAACACCGGATCCGCTGGATTCCGCCCCGGGAGACACCAAGCACCAGTGCCTTTGAAGCTTTGCAGCTGATTAAAGATGGCTCGCCGGTACTGCTCACCACCGCCGACCATGCACTGCTGACCCCGGCGGTCGTCGATTATTTCTGTTCCCAATCCCGCCAGGCAGATCGGGATATCACCGTTGGCCTGGCACCCTATGCGATGCTCCGGAATGCCTATCCCCATTGCCGCCGGACAGTTTCCAAGTTCCGGGACGGCAGCTACTGCACCTGCAACCTCTTTGCGTTCCTGACGCCGCAAAGTTATAAGGCGGCCGACTTCTGGAAACGCGTTGAGCAGCAGCGAAAAAAGCCGCTGCGCATCATCGGCATTTGCGGCTGGTGGACCGTAGTTCGTTACCTGCTGGGTTGGTTGACACTGGAAGGCGGGGTACAGAGAATAGCCCGACGGATGGGTTTAAGGGGCAAGCCCATCATCATGATCCATCCGGAGGCGGCCGTGGATGTGGATACGGTGGGCGATTTAGTCTTGGTCAACGATATTGTTGCAAAGCGGGAAAAAAGCGGCACCCCGGAATGA
- the lptG gene encoding LPS export ABC transporter permease LptG — protein MKLLDRYLIRNFLQSFVIVAAILLFLFSFFELMAQMDTIGTGHYTLRHAFQYTMLTLPKRLIELLPVSTLLGSIIGLGLLANHDELLALQAAGLARRRICLPVLTTGLLLMLGAGLLAEFVVPPLEQQARTQRLLALSDTGIALTQRGFWVRHGHSFIRVGKTSFRETATDLDIYTYNQDGRLQSFLHSPRATITEDQRWLLENIEQKQFTADGVITRTIPSQTMELFLNAEQLTVLRLPPDSLSPSHLFRYIRTLRERGQNADHYLLALWQKMAIPLTTGAMILLSLPLMFGSNRTISAGWRIMVGILVGILSYLANEIIGDLGLLFNLHPSITVLLPIILILGISGWLAKRTS, from the coding sequence ATGAAACTGCTAGACCGTTATCTCATCAGGAATTTCCTCCAGAGCTTCGTCATCGTTGCCGCCATTCTCCTTTTCCTGTTCAGCTTTTTTGAGCTGATGGCCCAGATGGATACCATCGGCACCGGACATTACACCCTGCGCCATGCATTCCAATATACCATGCTAACCTTGCCAAAACGGCTGATCGAGCTGTTGCCGGTTTCCACCCTGCTGGGCAGCATTATCGGCCTCGGGCTGCTGGCCAACCATGATGAATTGCTGGCCTTGCAGGCTGCCGGTCTGGCCCGCCGGCGGATATGCCTGCCGGTCCTCACAACCGGCTTGCTCCTCATGCTGGGGGCGGGCCTGCTGGCTGAATTCGTCGTTCCGCCGCTGGAACAGCAAGCCAGGACCCAGCGGCTGCTGGCTCTCTCCGATACCGGCATAGCCCTGACCCAGAGGGGTTTCTGGGTTCGCCATGGACATTCCTTTATCAGGGTCGGTAAAACGTCCTTTCGGGAAACCGCCACCGATCTGGATATCTACACCTACAACCAGGATGGTCGTCTGCAGTCGTTCCTGCACAGCCCGAGAGCAACCATCACCGAAGACCAACGCTGGCTGCTGGAAAACATTGAACAAAAACAATTTACTGCTGATGGGGTGATCACCAGGACTATACCGAGCCAGACTATGGAGCTGTTTTTAAACGCCGAGCAGCTTACAGTCCTCAGACTGCCACCCGACAGTCTCTCGCCCAGCCATCTCTTTCGCTACATCAGGACCCTGAGGGAACGGGGGCAGAATGCCGACCACTACCTGCTGGCCCTGTGGCAGAAAATGGCCATTCCCCTGACCACGGGGGCAATGATCCTTTTATCGCTACCGCTGATGTTTGGTTCAAACCGGACTATTTCAGCCGGCTGGCGGATTATGGTGGGCATTCTGGTGGGAATTTTATCCTATCTCGCCAATGAAATTATCGGCGATCTCGGCCTGCTGTTCAACCTCCATCCCTCGATTACCGTTCTCCTGCCGATAATCCTCATTCTGGGCATCAGTGGCTGGCTGGCCAAACGGACCTCATGA